One window of the Streptococcus parasanguinis ATCC 15912 genome contains the following:
- a CDS encoding COG2426 family protein, translated as MKYIFTFLISMVPLVELRGAIPFAIANGIPLWTALLIGVIGNLLPVPLIFFFARHILTWGAKKPIIGGFFSWCLNKGHRGGQKLEKAAGDKGIFWALLLFVGIPLPGTGAWTGALAASILDWDFKRSSLAVMLGVILAGLIMGTLSLLLGIDTFAH; from the coding sequence ATGAAATATATCTTTACATTCCTAATCTCCATGGTTCCCCTTGTTGAATTGCGCGGGGCCATCCCTTTTGCCATTGCAAATGGTATTCCCTTATGGACAGCGCTCCTAATCGGAGTGATCGGAAATCTTCTCCCTGTCCCTCTGATCTTCTTCTTCGCCCGCCATATCCTCACTTGGGGCGCAAAAAAACCGATCATCGGAGGCTTTTTTAGCTGGTGTCTCAATAAAGGGCATAGAGGCGGACAGAAATTAGAAAAAGCTGCAGGAGACAAGGGAATCTTCTGGGCCTTATTGCTCTTTGTGGGGATTCCTCTTCCGGGAACTGGTGCCTGGACTGGTGCCCTTGCAGCTTCTATCCTTGACTGGGACTTCAAACGCAGTAGCCTCGCAGTCATGCTGGGAGTGATCCTAGCCGGCCTCATCATGGGAACCCTGTCCCTGCTCTTAGGAATCGATACCTTCGCACATTAA
- the tsf gene encoding translation elongation factor Ts has product MAEITAKLVKELREKSGAGVMDAKKALVEVEGDIEKAIELLREKGMAKAAKKADRVAAEGLTGVYVDGNVAAVVEVNAETDFVAKNAQFVELVNATAKVIAEGKPANNEEALALTMPSGETLEAAYVSATATIGEKISFRRFALLEKTDAQHFGAYQHNGGRIGVISVIEGGDEALAKQISMHIAAMKPTVLSYKELDEQFVKDELAQLNHVIDQDNESRAMVGKPALPHLKFGSKAQLTDEVVAQAEEDIKAELVAEGKPEKIWDKIIPGKMDRFFLDNTKVDQAYTLLAQVYIMDDSKTVEAYLESVNASVIEFVRFEVGEGIEKASNDFEAEVAATMAAALNN; this is encoded by the coding sequence ATGGCAGAAATTACAGCTAAGCTTGTAAAAGAATTGCGTGAAAAATCTGGTGCCGGTGTCATGGACGCTAAAAAGGCATTGGTTGAAGTTGAAGGTGATATCGAAAAAGCGATTGAATTGCTTCGCGAAAAAGGTATGGCTAAAGCAGCTAAAAAAGCTGACCGTGTTGCCGCTGAAGGTTTGACTGGTGTTTATGTAGACGGAAATGTTGCAGCAGTAGTTGAAGTAAATGCTGAAACTGACTTCGTTGCGAAAAACGCTCAATTCGTTGAATTGGTGAACGCAACAGCGAAAGTGATCGCTGAAGGTAAACCAGCTAACAACGAAGAAGCTCTTGCTTTGACAATGCCTTCAGGTGAAACTCTTGAAGCTGCATACGTATCTGCAACAGCTACAATCGGTGAAAAAATTTCATTCCGTCGTTTTGCTTTGCTTGAAAAAACAGATGCACAACACTTCGGTGCTTACCAACACAACGGTGGACGTATCGGTGTTATCTCTGTGATCGAAGGTGGAGATGAAGCACTTGCTAAACAAATCTCAATGCACATCGCTGCAATGAAACCAACTGTTCTTTCATACAAAGAATTGGATGAACAATTCGTGAAAGATGAATTGGCACAATTGAATCACGTTATCGACCAAGATAACGAAAGCCGTGCAATGGTTGGTAAACCAGCTCTTCCACACTTGAAATTCGGTTCAAAAGCACAATTGACTGACGAAGTGGTTGCTCAAGCTGAAGAAGATATCAAAGCTGAATTGGTAGCTGAAGGTAAACCAGAAAAAATTTGGGATAAAATCATCCCAGGTAAAATGGATCGCTTCTTCTTGGACAACACAAAAGTTGACCAAGCCTACACTCTTCTTGCACAAGTCTACATCATGGATGACAGCAAGACAGTGGAAGCTTACCTTGAATCAGTAAATGCTTCAGTTATCGAATTCGTTCGTTTTGAAGTTGGTGAAGGTATTGAAAAAGCTTCAAATGACTTTGAAGCAGAAGTTGCAGCTACAATGGCAGCAGCTCTTAATAACTAA
- the rpsB gene encoding 30S ribosomal protein S2, translating into MAVISMKQLLEAGVHFGHQTRRWNPKMAKYIFTERNGIHVIDLQQTVKYADQAYDFMRDAAANDAVILFVGTKKQAADAVAEEAVRSGQYFINHRWLGGTLTNWGTIQKRIARLKEIKRMEEDGTFEVLPKKEVALLNKQRARLEKFLGGIEDMPRIPDVMYVVDPHKEQIAVKEAKKLGIPVVAMVDTNTDPDDIDVIIPANDDAIRAVKLITAKMADAVIEGRQGEDSVATVEAELAATEGQADSIEEIVEVVEGDNA; encoded by the coding sequence ATGGCAGTAATTTCAATGAAACAACTTCTTGAGGCTGGTGTACACTTTGGTCACCAAACTCGTCGCTGGAACCCTAAGATGGCTAAGTACATCTTCACAGAACGTAACGGAATCCACGTTATCGACTTGCAACAAACTGTAAAATATGCAGACCAAGCATACGACTTCATGCGTGATGCAGCTGCAAACGATGCAGTGATCTTGTTCGTAGGTACTAAGAAACAAGCTGCTGATGCTGTTGCAGAAGAAGCTGTTCGTTCAGGTCAATACTTCATCAACCACCGTTGGTTGGGTGGAACTCTTACTAACTGGGGAACAATCCAAAAACGTATCGCTCGTTTGAAAGAAATCAAACGCATGGAAGAAGATGGAACTTTTGAAGTTCTTCCTAAGAAAGAAGTTGCATTGTTGAACAAACAACGCGCTCGTCTTGAAAAATTCTTGGGCGGTATCGAAGACATGCCTCGTATCCCAGACGTAATGTACGTTGTGGATCCACATAAAGAACAAATCGCTGTTAAAGAAGCTAAGAAATTGGGTATCCCAGTTGTAGCGATGGTCGACACAAACACTGACCCAGATGATATCGATGTTATCATCCCAGCGAACGATGACGCTATCCGCGCTGTTAAATTGATCACTGCGAAAATGGCTGACGCTGTTATCGAAGGACGTCAAGGTGAAGACAGTGTTGCTACAGTAGAAGCTGAATTGGCAGCTACTGAAGGTCAAGCTGATTCAATCGAAGAAATCGTTGAAGTTGTAGAAGGCGACAACGCTTAA
- the nusG gene encoding transcription termination/antitermination protein NusG, which produces MDSFDKGWFVLQTYSGYENKVKENLLQRAQTYNMLENILRVEIPTQTVQVEKNGKTKEIEENRFPGYVLVEMVMTDEAWFVVRNTPNVTGFVGSHGNRSKPTPLLEEEIRSILLSMGQTVQEFDLDVKVGDTVRIIDGAFTDYTGKITEIDNNKVKMVISMFGNDTVAEVNLNQIAEL; this is translated from the coding sequence ATGGACAGTTTTGATAAAGGCTGGTTTGTACTACAAACCTACTCAGGATATGAAAACAAGGTAAAAGAGAATCTTTTGCAACGTGCGCAAACTTACAATATGTTAGAAAATATCTTGCGTGTAGAGATTCCAACTCAAACCGTACAAGTTGAGAAAAATGGTAAAACAAAAGAAATCGAAGAAAACCGATTCCCAGGTTATGTCTTGGTAGAAATGGTCATGACAGATGAAGCTTGGTTTGTCGTTCGGAATACACCGAACGTTACTGGTTTCGTCGGATCACACGGGAACCGTTCAAAACCAACCCCATTGTTGGAAGAAGAAATCCGCAGTATCTTGCTCTCTATGGGTCAAACTGTTCAAGAGTTTGATTTGGATGTCAAGGTGGGCGATACAGTTCGTATCATCGACGGTGCCTTCACAGACTATACTGGTAAGATCACTGAAATTGATAACAACAAGGTGAAAATGGTCATTTCTATGTTCGGTAACGATACGGTTGCAGAAGTGAACTTGAACCAAATTGCTGAATTGTAA
- the secE gene encoding preprotein translocase subunit SecE, translating into MKFIKDIFVLLKDTTWPNRKERWKNFISVIEYTAFFVALIYLFDKVIARGLLHMINFF; encoded by the coding sequence GTGAAATTCATTAAAGATATTTTCGTCTTACTAAAAGATACAACTTGGCCAAATCGCAAGGAAAGATGGAAAAACTTTATCTCAGTGATTGAGTACACCGCTTTCTTTGTAGCTTTGATTTATTTGTTCGACAAAGTCATTGCACGTGGCCTATTGCACATGATCAATTTCTTTTAA
- the rpmG gene encoding 50S ribosomal protein L33 gives MALKKASLACTVCGSRNYSIKLSGTPKPTRLEVNKFCKHCSKYTIHKETR, from the coding sequence ATGGCACTAAAAAAAGCAAGTCTAGCGTGTACGGTTTGCGGATCACGCAATTACTCCATTAAGTTGAGTGGGACACCAAAACCAACACGTCTAGAAGTCAATAAATTCTGCAAGCATTGCAGTAAGTATACCATCCATAAAGAAACACGATAG
- the ypfJ gene encoding KPN_02809 family neutral zinc metallopeptidase, which translates to MKSDHLKESNNIEDRRGQSYSQSSSNSNLGGGILQILLSPGSFKSKIIIILLIVFLGGGASLGGLFGNGTSSQPYQSTQVTRTNKTHVDDADAQFVSKVLATTEDHWHKVFQAEGRTYQEPKLVFYTGRTKTGCGVGQASAGPFYCPTDKKIYLDMSFYKELTTKYKASGDFAMAYVIAHEVGHHVQNELGILGKYHRMQQGLSEKERNAISVRIELQADYLAGVWARSIQDRNLLDIGDIEEAMNAAHAVGDDTLQEQAYGYSVPDSFTHGTSEQRMRWFKRGYQYGDLQHGDTFSLSDSEL; encoded by the coding sequence ATGAAAAGTGATCACCTAAAAGAGAGTAACAACATTGAAGATCGGCGAGGGCAAAGCTACTCCCAGTCTTCTAGCAACAGTAACCTTGGCGGGGGGATTTTACAGATCTTACTATCGCCTGGAAGCTTCAAGAGTAAGATCATCATTATCCTCCTCATAGTCTTTCTAGGAGGAGGAGCTAGCCTTGGAGGTCTCTTTGGAAATGGGACTTCTTCTCAACCTTACCAGTCCACCCAAGTCACGCGCACCAACAAGACCCATGTCGACGATGCAGATGCCCAGTTCGTCAGCAAGGTCCTTGCCACAACAGAAGATCATTGGCACAAGGTCTTTCAAGCCGAAGGACGGACCTACCAGGAGCCCAAACTAGTCTTCTATACTGGACGGACAAAGACAGGCTGTGGGGTAGGTCAAGCATCGGCTGGCCCTTTCTACTGTCCAACCGACAAGAAAATTTATTTGGATATGAGCTTCTACAAGGAATTGACAACCAAATACAAGGCTAGCGGTGACTTTGCCATGGCTTACGTGATTGCCCACGAAGTCGGGCACCATGTACAAAACGAGCTGGGAATCCTTGGCAAATACCATCGGATGCAACAAGGTCTTTCTGAAAAGGAACGAAATGCCATCAGTGTCCGCATTGAGCTACAAGCCGATTACCTAGCAGGTGTCTGGGCCCGCTCCATTCAAGACCGAAATCTTCTAGATATCGGCGATATCGAAGAAGCTATGAATGCAGCCCATGCCGTCGGTGACGACACTCTCCAGGAGCAAGCCTACGGCTACTCGGTGCCAGATAGCTTTACCCACGGGACTTCGGAACAACGCATGCGCTGGTTCAAACGGGGCTACCAGTACGGAGATCTCCAACACGGCGATACCTTTAGTTTGTCAGATAGTGAACTTTAA
- the pbp2a gene encoding penicillin-binding protein PBP2A — translation MNRIKKLFENLITFFRKDHPPKAVAEEVPDTELPEETVEPTYSRSGKHRSKPLSQHPFRRFWRRFHLTKILLIIGLGFSLLTGGYLFYLAKTTNVKDLQNALKATTIIYDKNGDQAGSLTGQKGTYVELDAISENLQHAVVATEDRSFYKNSGINYGRFFLAILTLGRSGGGSTITQQLAKNAYLSQDQTVERKAKEFFLALEINKKYSKKEILTMYLNNAYFGNGVWGIEDASKKYFGVSASQLSLDQSAVLAGMLKGPEIYNPLYSVENATNRRNTVLQNMVAAGYIDQKTADQSAAVDIHGQLIDAYEGKSEDYRYPSYFDAVINEAVNEYGLTEEDIVKNGYRIYTELDQNYQASMQVIYDNTALFPVAEDGTRAESGSVALDPKTGGVRALVGRVGSDENPGFRTYNYATQAARSPGSTIKPLVVYSPAVAAGWSTNKELDNSTTQYGSYEVNNYAGIQSSPTVPMYQALAESLNLPAVATANDLGLDTVFEYGKKFGLNMDKVDKSLAVALGAGVTTNPMQMAQAYGTFANGGVMNDAHLITKIENASGQVVKSHSQKSTRVLSGSTTDKMTNMMLGTFSNGTGVNAAPYGYTMAGKTGTTETSFNKDLSGDQWVIGYTPDVVISQWLGFPTTDENHYLTDSSAGTASEIFRNVANSVLPYTDGTQFDSVKNSYAENGIAPVGEENTETDSKEDKGFFEDVKEKASNMVDDAKKAIDEADIPGKAKNAWDTFKGWLGF, via the coding sequence ATGAATAGAATAAAAAAATTATTTGAGAACCTGATCACTTTTTTTAGAAAGGATCATCCGCCCAAAGCGGTGGCAGAAGAAGTGCCAGACACGGAACTACCGGAAGAGACAGTAGAGCCGACCTATAGTCGCTCAGGCAAGCACAGAAGCAAGCCTCTCTCTCAGCATCCCTTCCGTCGTTTTTGGCGTCGTTTCCATTTGACCAAGATTCTCCTGATCATTGGGCTAGGCTTTAGCCTCTTGACGGGAGGCTATCTCTTCTACCTCGCTAAGACGACCAACGTCAAGGACTTGCAGAATGCACTGAAGGCGACTACCATTATCTATGATAAGAATGGGGACCAGGCGGGAAGTTTGACCGGGCAAAAAGGAACCTATGTCGAACTCGATGCCATTAGTGAGAATCTGCAACATGCCGTGGTCGCAACAGAGGACCGGAGCTTCTACAAGAATAGCGGGATCAACTATGGTCGTTTCTTCTTAGCGATTTTGACTCTGGGTCGCTCAGGTGGGGGGTCGACCATCACCCAGCAGCTAGCCAAGAATGCTTACCTGTCTCAGGACCAGACGGTGGAGCGCAAGGCCAAGGAATTCTTCTTGGCGCTTGAAATCAATAAGAAATACAGTAAAAAAGAGATCCTCACCATGTACCTCAACAATGCCTATTTTGGAAATGGGGTTTGGGGTATTGAGGATGCTTCCAAGAAGTATTTTGGGGTTTCAGCCAGTCAATTAAGCTTGGATCAGTCTGCGGTTCTCGCAGGTATGCTCAAGGGGCCTGAAATCTATAACCCGCTCTATTCGGTAGAGAATGCGACCAATCGCCGCAATACGGTCCTCCAAAATATGGTGGCAGCTGGTTATATTGACCAGAAAACAGCTGATCAGTCTGCTGCTGTCGATATCCATGGCCAGCTGATCGATGCCTATGAAGGTAAGTCGGAGGATTATCGCTACCCATCCTATTTTGATGCGGTTATCAATGAAGCGGTCAATGAATACGGCCTGACCGAAGAAGACATTGTCAAAAATGGCTACCGGATCTATACTGAGCTGGATCAAAATTACCAAGCAAGTATGCAGGTGATCTATGACAATACAGCCCTCTTCCCAGTAGCGGAAGACGGCACGCGCGCGGAATCTGGTAGTGTGGCACTCGATCCTAAGACCGGAGGGGTTCGGGCTCTCGTAGGGCGCGTCGGCAGTGATGAAAATCCAGGTTTCCGTACCTACAACTATGCCACCCAGGCTGCCCGTAGTCCAGGATCTACCATTAAACCTTTAGTGGTCTATAGCCCAGCCGTTGCGGCAGGTTGGTCGACCAATAAGGAATTGGACAATAGTACCACTCAATATGGAAGCTATGAGGTTAATAACTACGCGGGAATCCAGTCTAGCCCAACGGTACCGATGTACCAGGCCTTGGCAGAATCCCTTAACCTTCCTGCCGTAGCGACCGCTAATGATTTGGGTCTCGATACGGTCTTTGAATACGGGAAAAAATTCGGACTCAACATGGACAAGGTGGACAAGTCGCTTGCCGTTGCCTTGGGAGCTGGTGTGACAACCAATCCGATGCAGATGGCTCAGGCCTATGGAACCTTTGCTAACGGCGGGGTCATGAATGATGCTCACCTCATTACCAAGATCGAAAATGCAAGTGGCCAAGTGGTCAAGAGCCACAGCCAGAAATCAACCCGAGTGCTTAGTGGTTCAACGACAGATAAGATGACCAATATGATGCTTGGTACCTTTAGTAATGGTACAGGGGTTAATGCTGCACCTTATGGCTATACCATGGCAGGGAAAACCGGTACGACAGAGACCAGCTTTAACAAGGACCTCTCTGGAGACCAATGGGTGATCGGCTACACGCCAGATGTGGTCATCAGTCAATGGCTTGGTTTCCCAACGACCGATGAAAATCACTACCTGACGGACAGTAGTGCTGGAACGGCGTCAGAGATCTTCCGCAATGTTGCCAACAGTGTCCTGCCTTATACAGACGGTACTCAGTTTGACTCGGTGAAGAACTCTTATGCTGAAAATGGCATTGCGCCAGTCGGAGAAGAAAATACAGAAACAGACAGCAAAGAAGACAAAGGTTTCTTTGAGGATGTCAAAGAGAAGGCGTCGAATATGGTCGATGATGCGAAAAAAGCAATCGACGAGGCCGATATCCCAGGAAAAGCAAAAAACGCTTGGGATACCTTCAAAGGCTGGCTTGGTTTCTAA
- a CDS encoding RluA family pseudouridine synthase produces the protein MNYQFTIPHSFPQMTVKELLEDYFLIPRKIRHFLRTKKHVLVNGETINWQSPVQKGDQIQLIFDADDYPEKELPAGDPNLVEELYQDEHVIIVNKPEGMKTHANEPTEIALLNHVSSYVGSTCYVVHRLDKETSGAILFAKNPFILPILNRILEDKNIQREYWALIQGSLAQKTIVYKDKIGRDRHDRRKRLVDPRKGQYAETQVTQLKKIGRNSLVKCQLKTGRTHQIRVHLSHHGHPIVGDPLYNPARGERLMLHAHRLTFTNPLTLETIQVEAPSKSFEEGLKN, from the coding sequence ATGAACTATCAATTTACCATTCCACATTCCTTTCCCCAAATGACTGTGAAAGAGCTGCTTGAGGACTACTTCCTCATTCCCCGTAAGATCCGGCATTTTTTACGAACCAAGAAGCACGTCTTGGTGAATGGAGAGACCATCAACTGGCAGAGCCCCGTTCAAAAAGGAGACCAGATCCAGCTGATCTTTGACGCGGACGATTACCCTGAAAAAGAGCTCCCAGCCGGAGACCCGAATCTGGTCGAAGAACTCTATCAGGATGAGCATGTCATCATCGTCAATAAGCCTGAGGGCATGAAAACCCATGCCAATGAACCGACAGAAATTGCTCTTCTCAACCATGTTTCCAGCTATGTTGGATCTACCTGCTACGTCGTGCACCGCCTAGACAAGGAAACCAGCGGAGCGATTTTATTTGCCAAAAACCCTTTTATTCTGCCCATTCTCAACCGCATTTTGGAAGATAAAAACATCCAACGCGAGTACTGGGCCTTGATCCAAGGTAGCTTAGCACAAAAAACCATCGTCTACAAGGATAAAATCGGACGCGATCGCCACGATCGGCGCAAGCGCCTGGTCGATCCACGAAAAGGACAGTATGCAGAAACTCAGGTGACGCAACTGAAAAAAATCGGGCGAAACAGCCTGGTCAAATGCCAGCTCAAGACGGGACGTACCCATCAGATCCGGGTTCATCTCTCCCATCATGGACACCCGATTGTCGGGGATCCTCTCTATAACCCTGCACGTGGAGAGCGACTCATGCTCCATGCTCACCGCTTGACCTTTACCAATCCATTAACCCTTGAAACCATCCAAGTCGAGGCCCCTTCCAAGAGTTTCGAAGAAGGATTGAAAAACTGA
- a CDS encoding LPXTG cell wall anchor domain-containing protein, producing MKKLTKLGIAVFSVVTLNAFTSTIAYADENTDSASSAPSTVLTSNSQDLNEASPVMQPESVASSQQDNIVSDGGHVNVEGHPATLSSDGEHVTYSYTVAYQRMHSSDQMLTVSDLAIRIPNLAEAKVDFTLVGTRDENGNPVAVNAPMKVIDRETLNEDHDNIPFNLPTAEEVASGQTPYVVNNKEYDFVDSEKMLSYSIYTNFSKSQAVRVAVTLPLEEAKKIKYLAIDARMDWKSSSEGGLSGYENGSQHLEEYSSHSVYSNNDVEDLGVLANPALINESYVRDGHLIRSVSNPKTYITPNNGDWTTIPNDTNIDEQTFFNFVRIYTLRNGSATYYVSETEDMADQDVSTLSQGDVVVDYVLKGTDRQLRDRYIDTPTLPIYGSNGQPLPYNAAENVNEQPQSLIVNGQKYVLVGLSPSSAPTSGFLKEGTTHVVYEYEMAAPTPTPTPTPEPIPVQPHTPINHPQQDVLKPSKNVTKETVDPTFKEIVDSTATADYKQVDSGQQHLPRTGVTGSQWILSILGGLTTILGLFLFSKNGKKQTLKESDDR from the coding sequence ATGAAAAAATTGACAAAATTAGGAATTGCAGTATTTTCAGTAGTTACTTTAAATGCCTTTACGTCAACAATTGCCTACGCAGATGAGAATACAGATAGTGCTTCTTCAGCACCATCAACTGTTTTGACATCTAATTCTCAAGATTTAAATGAAGCGAGTCCTGTGATGCAACCAGAGAGCGTGGCTTCTTCTCAACAAGATAATATTGTAAGTGACGGTGGGCATGTGAATGTAGAAGGTCATCCTGCAACACTCAGTAGCGATGGAGAACATGTCACCTACTCCTATACAGTTGCTTATCAAAGAATGCACTCTAGTGATCAAATGTTGACGGTGAGTGATCTTGCAATTCGGATTCCGAATCTTGCAGAAGCAAAGGTGGATTTTACATTAGTTGGGACAAGGGATGAAAATGGAAATCCTGTTGCGGTCAATGCCCCTATGAAGGTGATTGATCGTGAAACTCTGAATGAGGATCACGACAACATACCATTTAATCTTCCAACTGCAGAAGAAGTCGCTTCTGGTCAGACTCCTTATGTGGTTAATAATAAGGAATACGATTTTGTTGATAGTGAAAAAATGTTGTCGTATAGCATTTATACGAATTTTTCTAAAAGTCAAGCAGTTCGAGTTGCTGTCACTCTTCCACTAGAAGAGGCCAAGAAAATCAAGTATTTAGCGATTGATGCTCGAATGGACTGGAAGTCAAGTAGCGAGGGTGGGCTCTCTGGCTATGAGAACGGATCTCAACATTTGGAGGAGTATTCTTCGCATAGTGTGTACTCAAATAATGATGTTGAGGATCTTGGTGTTTTAGCGAATCCAGCCTTAATTAATGAGAGTTATGTTCGTGATGGTCACTTGATTAGATCTGTATCGAACCCGAAAACCTATATTACTCCGAACAATGGTGATTGGACTACGATTCCAAATGATACGAATATTGATGAACAGACATTTTTTAATTTTGTTCGAATCTATACGCTAAGAAATGGTTCTGCTACATATTACGTATCAGAGACAGAAGATATGGCTGATCAGGATGTATCAACTTTGTCCCAAGGGGATGTTGTTGTGGATTATGTCTTGAAAGGGACCGATAGGCAACTGCGGGACCGTTATATCGATACTCCAACGCTACCAATTTATGGTTCAAATGGACAACCGTTACCGTATAATGCAGCGGAGAATGTGAATGAGCAACCTCAATCACTCATAGTGAATGGTCAAAAATATGTATTAGTCGGTCTTTCTCCATCATCTGCACCTACATCAGGTTTCTTAAAAGAAGGAACAACTCATGTCGTATATGAGTATGAAATGGCAGCTCCAACACCAACACCAACGCCAACACCAGAACCTATTCCTGTTCAACCTCATACTCCGATAAATCATCCTCAACAAGATGTTCTAAAACCATCGAAAAATGTAACAAAAGAAACAGTGGATCCGACATTTAAAGAGATAGTTGACTCGACAGCTACTGCTGATTACAAGCAAGTTGACTCGGGCCAACAACATTTGCCACGTACAGGAGTCACAGGTTCTCAATGGATTCTGAGTATCTTGGGAGGACTGACAACTATACTTGGATTGTTTTTGTTTTCAAAAAATGGGAAAAAACAGACATTAAAAGAGTCAGATGACCGTTAA